The Pseudomonas azadiae genome includes a window with the following:
- a CDS encoding DUF6124 family protein — protein MIKPTPNPPIDPTPSVLFTVKNGICTQDLLVNLSESLASAHALTCDFAFELDGSRREGALGIAQLIEVSRLLAERVLADIER, from the coding sequence ATGATCAAACCCACCCCAAATCCCCCAATCGATCCAACACCCAGCGTGCTATTCACCGTAAAAAACGGCATCTGCACTCAAGACCTACTGGTCAACCTCAGCGAATCACTCGCCTCCGCCCACGCCCTGACCTGCGATTTTGCCTTTGAGCTCGACGGCTCGCGGCGCGAAGGCGCGCTGGGTATTGCCCAGTTGATCGAAGTGTCTCGATTGCTGGCTGAGCGGGTACTGGCTGATATCGAGCGTTAA
- a CDS encoding ABC transporter substrate-binding protein: MMTCMTLSAVSLGAQTLTIATVNNSDMIRMQKLSKTFEAEHPEIKLNWVVLEENVLRQRLTTDIATQGGQFDVLTIGMYEAALWGAKGWLEPMKDLPASYDLDDVFPSVRDGLSVKGSLYALPFYAESSITYYRTDLFKNAGLSMPEHPTWSQIGEFAAKLTDKSKEQYGLCLRGKAGWGENMALITTLANGYGARWFDEKWQPEFNGPEWKDALNFYVDNMKKSGPPGASSNGFNENLALFNSGKCAIWVDASVAGSFVTDKTQSKVADHVGFTFAPHEKTDKGTSWLYSWSLAIPTSSKAKDAAKVFTSWATSKEYGALVAKTDGVANVPPGTRKSTYSDAYMKAAPFAKVTLESLKVADPTKPTLKPVPYIGIQLVTIPEFQAIGTQVGKFFSGALTGQQTVDAALTAAQTTTEREMKRAGYPK, from the coding sequence ATGATGACCTGCATGACCCTCAGCGCCGTCAGCCTTGGCGCGCAAACCCTGACCATTGCCACCGTCAACAACAGCGACATGATCCGCATGCAAAAGCTCTCGAAAACCTTCGAGGCCGAGCATCCGGAGATCAAGCTGAATTGGGTGGTGCTCGAAGAAAACGTGCTGCGCCAGCGCCTGACCACCGACATCGCCACACAAGGCGGGCAGTTCGACGTGCTGACCATCGGCATGTACGAAGCTGCACTGTGGGGCGCCAAGGGTTGGCTGGAGCCGATGAAGGATTTGCCGGCGTCCTACGACCTTGACGACGTGTTCCCGTCGGTACGTGACGGTTTGTCTGTGAAGGGCTCGCTGTATGCCCTGCCGTTCTACGCCGAAAGCTCGATCACCTATTACCGCACCGACCTGTTCAAGAACGCCGGGCTGAGCATGCCCGAGCATCCGACCTGGAGCCAGATCGGCGAATTCGCGGCCAAACTCACCGACAAGAGCAAGGAGCAATACGGCCTGTGCCTGCGCGGCAAAGCCGGTTGGGGCGAGAACATGGCGCTGATCACCACCCTGGCCAACGGCTACGGTGCGCGCTGGTTCGATGAGAAGTGGCAGCCGGAATTCAACGGCCCTGAATGGAAAGACGCGCTGAACTTCTACGTGGACAACATGAAGAAATCCGGTCCGCCGGGTGCGTCCAGCAACGGTTTCAACGAAAACCTGGCGCTGTTCAACAGCGGCAAGTGCGCGATCTGGGTGGATGCCAGCGTGGCCGGTTCGTTTGTCACCGACAAAACCCAGAGCAAGGTGGCTGACCACGTCGGCTTTACCTTCGCCCCGCACGAGAAGACCGACAAGGGCACCTCGTGGCTGTACTCCTGGAGCCTGGCGATCCCGACCAGTTCCAAGGCCAAGGACGCCGCCAAGGTGTTCACCAGTTGGGCCACCTCCAAGGAATATGGCGCATTGGTCGCCAAGACCGACGGCGTCGCCAACGTACCGCCGGGCACGCGCAAGTCGACCTACAGCGACGCATACATGAAGGCTGCGCCGTTCGCCAAGGTGACCCTGGAATCGCTGAAAGTGGCGGACCCGACCAAACCGACGCTCAAGCCGGTGCCGTATATCGGTATCCAGTTGGTGACCATTCCTGAATTCCAGGCGATCGGGACCCAGGTCGGCAAGTTCTTCTCGGGTGCGCTGACCGGTCAGCAGACGGTGGATGCGGCATTGACCGCTGCGCAGACCACTACCGAGCGGGAAATGAAGCGGGCGGGTTATCCCAAGTAA
- a CDS encoding PAAR domain-containing protein, with product MKDTDTEIQQSTRPIKAIYDYATLGSRTRMGGEIITASTSLEIHDLRIACVGDRVRYPDGKESEIVSGAGFAATYKGLPIAIVGSATDNGDTVTGSLQNLAQVVEYADGDGIPGLLKPGYRVESQM from the coding sequence ATGAAAGACACCGATACTGAAATCCAACAATCAACTCGCCCAATCAAAGCCATCTACGACTACGCGACACTCGGCTCAAGAACGCGTATGGGTGGAGAAATCATTACTGCAAGCACCAGCCTAGAGATCCATGACTTGCGCATCGCGTGCGTCGGCGACCGAGTGCGCTACCCCGATGGCAAAGAGAGCGAAATTGTCTCGGGAGCAGGTTTCGCAGCCACCTACAAAGGTCTGCCCATCGCCATTGTCGGCAGCGCTACCGACAACGGCGACACCGTGACGGGCAGCCTGCAAAACCTGGCTCAGGTGGTGGAGTACGCGGACGGCGATGGTATTCCTGGCCTTTTAAAGCCTGGATATCGCGTGGAGAGTCAGATGTGA